The Pan paniscus chromosome 1, NHGRI_mPanPan1-v2.0_pri, whole genome shotgun sequence genome has a segment encoding these proteins:
- the SLC6A9 gene encoding sodium- and chloride-dependent glycine transporter 1 isoform X5: MVGKGAKGMLNGAVPSEATKRDQNLKRGNWGNQIEFVLTSVGYAVGLGNVWRFPYLCYRNGGGAFMFPYFIMLIFCGIPLFFMELSFGQFASQGCLGVWRISPMFKGVGYGMMVVSTYIGIYYNVVICIAFYYFFSSMTHVLPWAYCNNPWNTHDCAGVLDASNLTNGSRPAALPSNLSHLLNHSLQRTSPSEEYWRLYVLKLSDDIGNFGEVRLPLLGCLGVSWLVVFLCLIRGVKSSGKVVYFTATFPYVVLTILFVRGVTLEGAFDGIMYYLTPQWDKILEAKVWGDAASQIFYSLGCAWGGLITMASYNKFNNNCYRDSVIISITNCATSVYAGFVIFSILGFMANHLGVDVSRVADHGPGLAFVAYPEALTLLPISPLWSLLFFFMLILLGLGTQFCLLETLVTAIVDEVGNEWILQKKTYVTLGVAVAGFLLGIPLTSQAGIYWLLLMDNYAASFSLVVISCIMCVAIMYIYGHRNYFQDIQMMLGFPPPLFFQICWRFVSPAIIFFILVFTVIQYQPITYNHYQYPGWAVAIGFLMALSSVLCIPLYAMFRLCRTDGDTLLQRLKNATKPSRDWGPALLEHRTGRYAPTIAPSPEDGFEVQPLHPDKAQIPIVGSNGSSRLQDSRI, translated from the exons ATGGTAGGAAAAGGTGCCAAAGGGATGCTG AATGGTGCTGTGCCCAGCGAGGCCACCAAGAGGGACCAGAACCTCAAACGGGGCAACTGGGGCAACCAGATCGAGTTTGTACTGACGAGCGTGGGCTATGCCGTGGGCCTGGGCAATGTCTGGCGCTTCCCATACCTCTGCTATCGCAACGGGGGAG GCGCCTTCATGTTCCCCTACTTCATCATGCTCATCTTCTGCGGGATCCCCCTCTTCTTCATGGAGCTCTCCTTCGGCCAGTTTGCAAGCCAGGGGTGCCTGGGGGTCTGGAGGATCAGCCCCATGTTCAAAG GAGTGGGCTATGGTATGATGGTGGTGTCCACCTACATCGGCATCTACTACAATGTGGTCATCTGCATCGCCTTCTACTACTTCTTCTCGTCCATGACGCACGTGCTGCCCTGGGCCTACTGCAATAACCCCTGGAACACTCATGACTGCGCCGGTGTACTGGACGCCTCCAACCTCACCAATGGCTCTCGGCCAGCCGCCTTGCCCAGCAACCTCTCCCACCTGCTCAACCACAGCCTCCAGAGGACCAGCCCCAGCGAGGAGTACTGGAG GCTGTACGTGCTGAAGCTGTCAGACGACATTGGGAACTTTGGGGAGGTGCGGCTGCCCCTCCTTGGCTGCCTCGGTGTCTCCTGGTTGGTCGTCTTCCTCTGCCTCATCCGAGGGGTCAAGTCTTCAGGGAAA GTGGTGTACTTCACGGCCACGTTCCCCTACGTGGTGCTGACCATTCTGTTTGTCCGCGGAGTGACCCTGGAGGGAGCCTTTGACGGCATCATGTACTACCTAACCCCGCAGTGGGACAAGAtcctggaggccaag GTGTGGGGTGATGCTGCCTCCCAGATCTTCTACTCACTGGGCTGCGCGTGGGGAGGCCTCATCACCATGGCTTCCTACAACAAGTTCAACAATAACTGTTACCG GGACAGTGTCATCATCAGCATCACCAACTGTGCCACCAGCGTCTATGCTGGCTTCGTCATCTTCTCCATCCTCGGCTTCATGGCCAATCACCTGGGCGTGGATGTGTCCCGTGTGGCAGACCACGGCCCTGGCCTGGCCTTCGTGGCTTACCCTGAGGCCCTCACACTACTTCCCATCTCCCCGCTGTGGTCTCTGCTCTTCTTCTTCATGCTTATCCTGCTGGGGCTGGGCACTCAG TTCTGCCTCCTGGAGACGCTGGTCACAGCCATTGTGGATGAGGTGGGGAATGAGTGGATCCTGCAGAAAAAGACCTATGTGACCTTGGGTGTGGCTGTGGCTGGCTTCCTGCTGGGCATCCCCCTCACCAGCCAG GCAGGCATCTATTGGCTGCTGCTGATGGACAACTATGCGGCCAGCTTCTCCTTGGTGGTCATCTCCTGCATCATGTGTGTGGCCATCATGTACATCTACG GGCACCGGAACTACTTCCAGGACATCCAGATGATGCTGGGATTCCCACCGCCCCTCTTCTTTCAGATCTGCTGGCGCTTCGTCTCTCCCGCCATCATCTTC TTTATTCTAGTTTTCACTGTGATCCAGTACCAGCCGATCACCTACAACCACTACCAGTACCCAGGCTGGGCCGTGGCCATTGGCTTCCTCATGGCTCTGTCCTCCGTCCTCTGCATCCCCCTCTACGCCATGTTCCGGCTCTGCCGCACAGACGGGGACACCCTCCTCCAG CGTTTGAAAAATGC
- the SLC6A9 gene encoding sodium- and chloride-dependent glycine transporter 1 isoform X2, translating to MRQCRAGAGRGVNERRRHAGCDRSPQDGRGSWTCGPLFPRTGSRASARMGWEPVCPHPWTPGTGGDVSGWQRGMVLCPARPPRGTRTSNGATGATRSSAFMFPYFIMLIFCGIPLFFMELSFGQFASQGCLGVWRISPMFKGVGYGMMVVSTYIGIYYNVVICIAFYYFFSSMTHVLPWAYCNNPWNTHDCAGVLDASNLTNGSRPAALPSNLSHLLNHSLQRTSPSEEYWRLYVLKLSDDIGNFGEVRLPLLGCLGVSWLVVFLCLIRGVKSSGKVVYFTATFPYVVLTILFVRGVTLEGAFDGIMYYLTPQWDKILEAKVWGDAASQIFYSLGCAWGGLITMASYNKFNNNCYRDSVIISITNCATSVYAGFVIFSILGFMANHLGVDVSRVADHGPGLAFVAYPEALTLLPISPLWSLLFFFMLILLGLGTQFCLLETLVTAIVDEVGNEWILQKKTYVTLGVAVAGFLLGIPLTSQAGIYWLLLMDNYAASFSLVVISCIMCVAIMYIYGHRNYFQDIQMMLGFPPPLFFQICWRFVSPAIIFFILVFTVIQYQPITYNHYQYPGWAVAIGFLMALSSVLCIPLYAMFRLCRTDGDTLLQRLKNATKPSRDWGPALLEHRTGRYAPTIAPSPEDGFEVQPLHPDKAQIPIVGSNGSSRLQDSRI from the exons ATGCGTCAGTGTCGCGCTGGAGCTGGCAGAGGTGTGAATGAGCGGCGGAGACACGCGGGCTGCGATCGCTCGCCCCAGGATGGCCGCGGCTCATGGACCTGTGGCCCCCTCTTCCCCAGAACAG GGTCCAGGGCAAGTGCCCGCATGGGCTGGGAGCCGGTGTGTCCTCATCCCTGGACGCCGGGGACGGGTGGAGATGTCAGCGGATGGCAGCGAGG AATGGTGCTGTGCCCAGCGAGGCCACCAAGAGGGACCAGAACCTCAAACGGGGCAACTGGGGCAACCAGATCGA GCGCCTTCATGTTCCCCTACTTCATCATGCTCATCTTCTGCGGGATCCCCCTCTTCTTCATGGAGCTCTCCTTCGGCCAGTTTGCAAGCCAGGGGTGCCTGGGGGTCTGGAGGATCAGCCCCATGTTCAAAG GAGTGGGCTATGGTATGATGGTGGTGTCCACCTACATCGGCATCTACTACAATGTGGTCATCTGCATCGCCTTCTACTACTTCTTCTCGTCCATGACGCACGTGCTGCCCTGGGCCTACTGCAATAACCCCTGGAACACTCATGACTGCGCCGGTGTACTGGACGCCTCCAACCTCACCAATGGCTCTCGGCCAGCCGCCTTGCCCAGCAACCTCTCCCACCTGCTCAACCACAGCCTCCAGAGGACCAGCCCCAGCGAGGAGTACTGGAG GCTGTACGTGCTGAAGCTGTCAGACGACATTGGGAACTTTGGGGAGGTGCGGCTGCCCCTCCTTGGCTGCCTCGGTGTCTCCTGGTTGGTCGTCTTCCTCTGCCTCATCCGAGGGGTCAAGTCTTCAGGGAAA GTGGTGTACTTCACGGCCACGTTCCCCTACGTGGTGCTGACCATTCTGTTTGTCCGCGGAGTGACCCTGGAGGGAGCCTTTGACGGCATCATGTACTACCTAACCCCGCAGTGGGACAAGAtcctggaggccaag GTGTGGGGTGATGCTGCCTCCCAGATCTTCTACTCACTGGGCTGCGCGTGGGGAGGCCTCATCACCATGGCTTCCTACAACAAGTTCAACAATAACTGTTACCG GGACAGTGTCATCATCAGCATCACCAACTGTGCCACCAGCGTCTATGCTGGCTTCGTCATCTTCTCCATCCTCGGCTTCATGGCCAATCACCTGGGCGTGGATGTGTCCCGTGTGGCAGACCACGGCCCTGGCCTGGCCTTCGTGGCTTACCCTGAGGCCCTCACACTACTTCCCATCTCCCCGCTGTGGTCTCTGCTCTTCTTCTTCATGCTTATCCTGCTGGGGCTGGGCACTCAG TTCTGCCTCCTGGAGACGCTGGTCACAGCCATTGTGGATGAGGTGGGGAATGAGTGGATCCTGCAGAAAAAGACCTATGTGACCTTGGGTGTGGCTGTGGCTGGCTTCCTGCTGGGCATCCCCCTCACCAGCCAG GCAGGCATCTATTGGCTGCTGCTGATGGACAACTATGCGGCCAGCTTCTCCTTGGTGGTCATCTCCTGCATCATGTGTGTGGCCATCATGTACATCTACG GGCACCGGAACTACTTCCAGGACATCCAGATGATGCTGGGATTCCCACCGCCCCTCTTCTTTCAGATCTGCTGGCGCTTCGTCTCTCCCGCCATCATCTTC TTTATTCTAGTTTTCACTGTGATCCAGTACCAGCCGATCACCTACAACCACTACCAGTACCCAGGCTGGGCCGTGGCCATTGGCTTCCTCATGGCTCTGTCCTCCGTCCTCTGCATCCCCCTCTACGCCATGTTCCGGCTCTGCCGCACAGACGGGGACACCCTCCTCCAG CGTTTGAAAAATGC
- the SLC6A9 gene encoding sodium- and chloride-dependent glycine transporter 1 isoform X7: MRQCRAGAGRGVNERRRHAGCDRSPQDGRGSWTCGPLFPRTGAFMFPYFIMLIFCGIPLFFMELSFGQFASQGCLGVWRISPMFKGVGYGMMVVSTYIGIYYNVVICIAFYYFFSSMTHVLPWAYCNNPWNTHDCAGVLDASNLTNGSRPAALPSNLSHLLNHSLQRTSPSEEYWRLYVLKLSDDIGNFGEVRLPLLGCLGVSWLVVFLCLIRGVKSSGKVVYFTATFPYVVLTILFVRGVTLEGAFDGIMYYLTPQWDKILEAKVWGDAASQIFYSLGCAWGGLITMASYNKFNNNCYRDSVIISITNCATSVYAGFVIFSILGFMANHLGVDVSRVADHGPGLAFVAYPEALTLLPISPLWSLLFFFMLILLGLGTQFCLLETLVTAIVDEVGNEWILQKKTYVTLGVAVAGFLLGIPLTSQAGIYWLLLMDNYAASFSLVVISCIMCVAIMYIYGHRNYFQDIQMMLGFPPPLFFQICWRFVSPAIIFFILVFTVIQYQPITYNHYQYPGWAVAIGFLMALSSVLCIPLYAMFRLCRTDGDTLLQRLKNATKPSRDWGPALLEHRTGRYAPTIAPSPEDGFEVQPLHPDKAQIPIVGSNGSSRLQDSRI, encoded by the exons ATGCGTCAGTGTCGCGCTGGAGCTGGCAGAGGTGTGAATGAGCGGCGGAGACACGCGGGCTGCGATCGCTCGCCCCAGGATGGCCGCGGCTCATGGACCTGTGGCCCCCTCTTCCCCAGAACAG GCGCCTTCATGTTCCCCTACTTCATCATGCTCATCTTCTGCGGGATCCCCCTCTTCTTCATGGAGCTCTCCTTCGGCCAGTTTGCAAGCCAGGGGTGCCTGGGGGTCTGGAGGATCAGCCCCATGTTCAAAG GAGTGGGCTATGGTATGATGGTGGTGTCCACCTACATCGGCATCTACTACAATGTGGTCATCTGCATCGCCTTCTACTACTTCTTCTCGTCCATGACGCACGTGCTGCCCTGGGCCTACTGCAATAACCCCTGGAACACTCATGACTGCGCCGGTGTACTGGACGCCTCCAACCTCACCAATGGCTCTCGGCCAGCCGCCTTGCCCAGCAACCTCTCCCACCTGCTCAACCACAGCCTCCAGAGGACCAGCCCCAGCGAGGAGTACTGGAG GCTGTACGTGCTGAAGCTGTCAGACGACATTGGGAACTTTGGGGAGGTGCGGCTGCCCCTCCTTGGCTGCCTCGGTGTCTCCTGGTTGGTCGTCTTCCTCTGCCTCATCCGAGGGGTCAAGTCTTCAGGGAAA GTGGTGTACTTCACGGCCACGTTCCCCTACGTGGTGCTGACCATTCTGTTTGTCCGCGGAGTGACCCTGGAGGGAGCCTTTGACGGCATCATGTACTACCTAACCCCGCAGTGGGACAAGAtcctggaggccaag GTGTGGGGTGATGCTGCCTCCCAGATCTTCTACTCACTGGGCTGCGCGTGGGGAGGCCTCATCACCATGGCTTCCTACAACAAGTTCAACAATAACTGTTACCG GGACAGTGTCATCATCAGCATCACCAACTGTGCCACCAGCGTCTATGCTGGCTTCGTCATCTTCTCCATCCTCGGCTTCATGGCCAATCACCTGGGCGTGGATGTGTCCCGTGTGGCAGACCACGGCCCTGGCCTGGCCTTCGTGGCTTACCCTGAGGCCCTCACACTACTTCCCATCTCCCCGCTGTGGTCTCTGCTCTTCTTCTTCATGCTTATCCTGCTGGGGCTGGGCACTCAG TTCTGCCTCCTGGAGACGCTGGTCACAGCCATTGTGGATGAGGTGGGGAATGAGTGGATCCTGCAGAAAAAGACCTATGTGACCTTGGGTGTGGCTGTGGCTGGCTTCCTGCTGGGCATCCCCCTCACCAGCCAG GCAGGCATCTATTGGCTGCTGCTGATGGACAACTATGCGGCCAGCTTCTCCTTGGTGGTCATCTCCTGCATCATGTGTGTGGCCATCATGTACATCTACG GGCACCGGAACTACTTCCAGGACATCCAGATGATGCTGGGATTCCCACCGCCCCTCTTCTTTCAGATCTGCTGGCGCTTCGTCTCTCCCGCCATCATCTTC TTTATTCTAGTTTTCACTGTGATCCAGTACCAGCCGATCACCTACAACCACTACCAGTACCCAGGCTGGGCCGTGGCCATTGGCTTCCTCATGGCTCTGTCCTCCGTCCTCTGCATCCCCCTCTACGCCATGTTCCGGCTCTGCCGCACAGACGGGGACACCCTCCTCCAG CGTTTGAAAAATGC
- the SLC6A9 gene encoding sodium- and chloride-dependent glycine transporter 1 isoform X6, with the protein MRQCRAGAGRGVNERRRHAGCDRSPQDGRGSWTCGPLFPRTGDASPCSEILLPATLFWSHSLYFPSRVCPQSLAWGLQLWSPSPTHGPALPSHGPEWCCAQRGHQEGPEPQTGQLGQPDRVCTDERGLCRGPGQCLALPIPLLSQRGRRLHVPLLHHAHLLRDPPLLHGALLRPVCKPGVPGGLEDQPHVQRLYVLKLSDDIGNFGEVRLPLLGCLGVSWLVVFLCLIRGVKSSGKVVYFTATFPYVVLTILFVRGVTLEGAFDGIMYYLTPQWDKILEAKVWGDAASQIFYSLGCAWGGLITMASYNKFNNNCYRDSVIISITNCATSVYAGFVIFSILGFMANHLGVDVSRVADHGPGLAFVAYPEALTLLPISPLWSLLFFFMLILLGLGTQFCLLETLVTAIVDEVGNEWILQKKTYVTLGVAVAGFLLGIPLTSQAGIYWLLLMDNYAASFSLVVISCIMCVAIMYIYGHRNYFQDIQMMLGFPPPLFFQICWRFVSPAIIFFILVFTVIQYQPITYNHYQYPGWAVAIGFLMALSSVLCIPLYAMFRLCRTDGDTLLQRLKNATKPSRDWGPALLEHRTGRYAPTIAPSPEDGFEVQPLHPDKAQIPIVGSNGSSRLQDSRI; encoded by the exons ATGCGTCAGTGTCGCGCTGGAGCTGGCAGAGGTGTGAATGAGCGGCGGAGACACGCGGGCTGCGATCGCTCGCCCCAGGATGGCCGCGGCTCATGGACCTGTGGCCCCCTCTTCCCCAGAACAG GTGACGCTTCTCCCTGTTCAGAGATCCTTCTTCCTGCCACCCTTTTCTGGAGCCACTCCCTCTATTTCCCTAGCAGAGTCTGTCCTCAAAGTCTGGCATGGGGCCTACAACTCTGGTCTCCTTCCCCAACTCATGGCCCAGCACTCCCTAGCCATGGCCCAG AATGGTGCTGTGCCCAGCGAGGCCACCAAGAGGGACCAGAACCTCAAACGGGGCAACTGGGGCAACCAGATCGAGTTTGTACTGACGAGCGTGGGCTATGCCGTGGGCCTGGGCAATGTCTGGCGCTTCCCATACCTCTGCTATCGCAACGGGGGAG GCGCCTTCATGTTCCCCTACTTCATCATGCTCATCTTCTGCGGGATCCCCCTCTTCTTCATGGAGCTCTCCTTCGGCCAGTTTGCAAGCCAGGGGTGCCTGGGGGTCTGGAGGATCAGCCCCATGTTCAAAG GCTGTACGTGCTGAAGCTGTCAGACGACATTGGGAACTTTGGGGAGGTGCGGCTGCCCCTCCTTGGCTGCCTCGGTGTCTCCTGGTTGGTCGTCTTCCTCTGCCTCATCCGAGGGGTCAAGTCTTCAGGGAAA GTGGTGTACTTCACGGCCACGTTCCCCTACGTGGTGCTGACCATTCTGTTTGTCCGCGGAGTGACCCTGGAGGGAGCCTTTGACGGCATCATGTACTACCTAACCCCGCAGTGGGACAAGAtcctggaggccaag GTGTGGGGTGATGCTGCCTCCCAGATCTTCTACTCACTGGGCTGCGCGTGGGGAGGCCTCATCACCATGGCTTCCTACAACAAGTTCAACAATAACTGTTACCG GGACAGTGTCATCATCAGCATCACCAACTGTGCCACCAGCGTCTATGCTGGCTTCGTCATCTTCTCCATCCTCGGCTTCATGGCCAATCACCTGGGCGTGGATGTGTCCCGTGTGGCAGACCACGGCCCTGGCCTGGCCTTCGTGGCTTACCCTGAGGCCCTCACACTACTTCCCATCTCCCCGCTGTGGTCTCTGCTCTTCTTCTTCATGCTTATCCTGCTGGGGCTGGGCACTCAG TTCTGCCTCCTGGAGACGCTGGTCACAGCCATTGTGGATGAGGTGGGGAATGAGTGGATCCTGCAGAAAAAGACCTATGTGACCTTGGGTGTGGCTGTGGCTGGCTTCCTGCTGGGCATCCCCCTCACCAGCCAG GCAGGCATCTATTGGCTGCTGCTGATGGACAACTATGCGGCCAGCTTCTCCTTGGTGGTCATCTCCTGCATCATGTGTGTGGCCATCATGTACATCTACG GGCACCGGAACTACTTCCAGGACATCCAGATGATGCTGGGATTCCCACCGCCCCTCTTCTTTCAGATCTGCTGGCGCTTCGTCTCTCCCGCCATCATCTTC TTTATTCTAGTTTTCACTGTGATCCAGTACCAGCCGATCACCTACAACCACTACCAGTACCCAGGCTGGGCCGTGGCCATTGGCTTCCTCATGGCTCTGTCCTCCGTCCTCTGCATCCCCCTCTACGCCATGTTCCGGCTCTGCCGCACAGACGGGGACACCCTCCTCCAG CGTTTGAAAAATGC
- the SLC6A9 gene encoding sodium- and chloride-dependent glycine transporter 1 isoform X1: protein MSGGDTRAAIARPRMAAAHGPVAPSSPEQVTLLPVQRSFFLPPFSGATPSISLAESVLKVWHGAYNSGLLPQLMAQHSLAMAQNGAVPSEATKRDQNLKRGNWGNQIEFVLTSVGYAVGLGNVWRFPYLCYRNGGGAFMFPYFIMLIFCGIPLFFMELSFGQFASQGCLGVWRISPMFKGVGYGMMVVSTYIGIYYNVVICIAFYYFFSSMTHVLPWAYCNNPWNTHDCAGVLDASNLTNGSRPAALPSNLSHLLNHSLQRTSPSEEYWRLYVLKLSDDIGNFGEVRLPLLGCLGVSWLVVFLCLIRGVKSSGKVVYFTATFPYVVLTILFVRGVTLEGAFDGIMYYLTPQWDKILEAKVWGDAASQIFYSLGCAWGGLITMASYNKFNNNCYRDSVIISITNCATSVYAGFVIFSILGFMANHLGVDVSRVADHGPGLAFVAYPEALTLLPISPLWSLLFFFMLILLGLGTQFCLLETLVTAIVDEVGNEWILQKKTYVTLGVAVAGFLLGIPLTSQAGIYWLLLMDNYAASFSLVVISCIMCVAIMYIYGHRNYFQDIQMMLGFPPPLFFQICWRFVSPAIIFFILVFTVIQYQPITYNHYQYPGWAVAIGFLMALSSVLCIPLYAMFRLCRTDGDTLLQRLKNATKPSRDWGPALLEHRTGRYAPTIAPSPEDGFEVQPLHPDKAQIPIVGSNGSSRLQDSRI from the exons ATGAGCGGCGGAGACACGCGGGCTGCGATCGCTCGCCCCAGGATGGCCGCGGCTCATGGACCTGTGGCCCCCTCTTCCCCAGAACAG GTGACGCTTCTCCCTGTTCAGAGATCCTTCTTCCTGCCACCCTTTTCTGGAGCCACTCCCTCTATTTCCCTAGCAGAGTCTGTCCTCAAAGTCTGGCATGGGGCCTACAACTCTGGTCTCCTTCCCCAACTCATGGCCCAGCACTCCCTAGCCATGGCCCAG AATGGTGCTGTGCCCAGCGAGGCCACCAAGAGGGACCAGAACCTCAAACGGGGCAACTGGGGCAACCAGATCGAGTTTGTACTGACGAGCGTGGGCTATGCCGTGGGCCTGGGCAATGTCTGGCGCTTCCCATACCTCTGCTATCGCAACGGGGGAG GCGCCTTCATGTTCCCCTACTTCATCATGCTCATCTTCTGCGGGATCCCCCTCTTCTTCATGGAGCTCTCCTTCGGCCAGTTTGCAAGCCAGGGGTGCCTGGGGGTCTGGAGGATCAGCCCCATGTTCAAAG GAGTGGGCTATGGTATGATGGTGGTGTCCACCTACATCGGCATCTACTACAATGTGGTCATCTGCATCGCCTTCTACTACTTCTTCTCGTCCATGACGCACGTGCTGCCCTGGGCCTACTGCAATAACCCCTGGAACACTCATGACTGCGCCGGTGTACTGGACGCCTCCAACCTCACCAATGGCTCTCGGCCAGCCGCCTTGCCCAGCAACCTCTCCCACCTGCTCAACCACAGCCTCCAGAGGACCAGCCCCAGCGAGGAGTACTGGAG GCTGTACGTGCTGAAGCTGTCAGACGACATTGGGAACTTTGGGGAGGTGCGGCTGCCCCTCCTTGGCTGCCTCGGTGTCTCCTGGTTGGTCGTCTTCCTCTGCCTCATCCGAGGGGTCAAGTCTTCAGGGAAA GTGGTGTACTTCACGGCCACGTTCCCCTACGTGGTGCTGACCATTCTGTTTGTCCGCGGAGTGACCCTGGAGGGAGCCTTTGACGGCATCATGTACTACCTAACCCCGCAGTGGGACAAGAtcctggaggccaag GTGTGGGGTGATGCTGCCTCCCAGATCTTCTACTCACTGGGCTGCGCGTGGGGAGGCCTCATCACCATGGCTTCCTACAACAAGTTCAACAATAACTGTTACCG GGACAGTGTCATCATCAGCATCACCAACTGTGCCACCAGCGTCTATGCTGGCTTCGTCATCTTCTCCATCCTCGGCTTCATGGCCAATCACCTGGGCGTGGATGTGTCCCGTGTGGCAGACCACGGCCCTGGCCTGGCCTTCGTGGCTTACCCTGAGGCCCTCACACTACTTCCCATCTCCCCGCTGTGGTCTCTGCTCTTCTTCTTCATGCTTATCCTGCTGGGGCTGGGCACTCAG TTCTGCCTCCTGGAGACGCTGGTCACAGCCATTGTGGATGAGGTGGGGAATGAGTGGATCCTGCAGAAAAAGACCTATGTGACCTTGGGTGTGGCTGTGGCTGGCTTCCTGCTGGGCATCCCCCTCACCAGCCAG GCAGGCATCTATTGGCTGCTGCTGATGGACAACTATGCGGCCAGCTTCTCCTTGGTGGTCATCTCCTGCATCATGTGTGTGGCCATCATGTACATCTACG GGCACCGGAACTACTTCCAGGACATCCAGATGATGCTGGGATTCCCACCGCCCCTCTTCTTTCAGATCTGCTGGCGCTTCGTCTCTCCCGCCATCATCTTC TTTATTCTAGTTTTCACTGTGATCCAGTACCAGCCGATCACCTACAACCACTACCAGTACCCAGGCTGGGCCGTGGCCATTGGCTTCCTCATGGCTCTGTCCTCCGTCCTCTGCATCCCCCTCTACGCCATGTTCCGGCTCTGCCGCACAGACGGGGACACCCTCCTCCAG CGTTTGAAAAATGC